A stretch of Amycolatopsis balhimycina FH 1894 DNA encodes these proteins:
- a CDS encoding NUDIX domain-containing protein — MTTPTATQREFFEKYPMAIPSAGVLFFDTPDHERVLIVKPNGRTLWEIPGGVTEARAGETPVATARREIAEELGLDITVDRILGIDSVPEGPDHAPMIAFLYYGGVLTPTQLSSIRYVDHEIGDSRFAHPDELPGIMVPRLARRVAACAHHARTGKQTPLHLQHGTNPAII, encoded by the coding sequence GTGACGACGCCCACCGCGACACAGCGGGAGTTCTTCGAGAAGTACCCGATGGCCATCCCCTCGGCCGGCGTGCTCTTCTTCGACACCCCCGACCACGAACGCGTCCTCATCGTGAAGCCGAACGGCCGCACGCTCTGGGAGATCCCCGGCGGGGTCACCGAAGCACGCGCCGGGGAAACACCCGTCGCGACCGCACGCCGGGAGATCGCCGAAGAACTCGGCCTCGACATCACCGTCGACCGGATCCTCGGCATCGACTCCGTCCCCGAAGGCCCCGACCACGCCCCGATGATCGCCTTCCTTTACTACGGCGGCGTCCTCACACCCACCCAGCTGAGCTCGATCCGCTACGTCGACCACGAAATCGGCGACAGCCGGTTCGCCCACCCCGACGAGCTCCCCGGCATCATGGTGCCCCGCCTCGCCCGCCGCGTCGCCGCCTGCGCCCACCACGCCCGCACCGGCAAGCAGACCCCGCTCCACCTCCAGCACGGCACCAACCCGGCGATCATCTAG
- a CDS encoding abortive infection family protein: MRAADFLLEPEPGFDIEGEFIPPVLDEDLLKALRTGPLDGVTDVSAAIGLLDLVHDQLSRYGTDGSQSLVDPQIELAINTLAAVTTRAGVPLQVPFRNFTRFRSYWLKNDGHNSWQARRDILEEIFEPTRAKLVEIDARPLDARLPAESLAELKDTSAILEHLQRIQRAIVTDPAQVIGSAKELVESTAKVVLTELGLPVDDKADVPALVKDTQTALGLHPSTHTPGPDGSDAVKKILGSVTGVAIGVAELRNRHGTGHGVAGPRTGLSARHAHLAVNAAFTWCQLMLDTLADKQAPWRQSSQ, from the coding sequence ATGAGGGCGGCGGATTTCCTCCTTGAGCCAGAGCCCGGCTTCGACATCGAAGGCGAATTCATCCCGCCCGTTCTCGACGAAGACTTGCTCAAGGCGCTACGGACCGGTCCCCTTGACGGCGTCACCGACGTGTCGGCGGCCATCGGGCTTCTCGACCTGGTTCACGACCAGCTGAGCCGCTACGGCACAGACGGAAGCCAAAGTCTGGTCGACCCGCAGATCGAGCTGGCAATCAATACGTTGGCCGCGGTGACGACGCGCGCAGGCGTCCCACTTCAAGTTCCGTTCCGGAACTTCACTCGGTTCCGCAGCTACTGGCTGAAGAACGACGGGCACAACTCTTGGCAAGCGCGGCGGGACATCCTCGAGGAGATCTTCGAGCCGACGCGAGCCAAGCTCGTAGAGATCGACGCACGTCCCTTGGATGCCCGGCTGCCGGCCGAGTCGCTCGCCGAGCTCAAGGACACCTCCGCGATCCTCGAGCACCTCCAGCGGATCCAGCGCGCGATTGTGACCGATCCTGCGCAGGTGATCGGCAGCGCAAAAGAGCTCGTCGAGAGCACCGCCAAGGTAGTGCTGACCGAGCTGGGGCTCCCCGTCGACGACAAAGCCGATGTTCCGGCTCTCGTGAAGGACACGCAGACCGCCCTAGGACTTCACCCGAGCACGCACACGCCGGGGCCCGACGGCAGCGACGCGGTGAAGAAGATCCTGGGCTCGGTCACCGGTGTCGCGATCGGCGTGGCCGAGCTGCGAAACCGCCACGGGACCGGGCACGGTGTGGCAGGACCTCGTACGGGGCTGAGCGCCCGGCACGCGCACCTCGCCGTAAACGCCGCTTTCACGTGGTGCCAGCTGATGCTCGACACCCTCGCCGACAAGCAGGCGCCCTGGCGGCAGAGTTCGCAGTGA
- a CDS encoding phosphopantetheine-binding protein, with product MTLPAPLIEIVTALRPTAVSLTLTSTLDEIGFDSLDRIRLATALESAYGVVIPDAVLADVHQLGDLTAVLGTHPPAESQSQIVADRIPAPREAPRRLPPAVVHPSTELGEGAHVGLGSRVWHRVHLADGVEVGEECTLGTGVHLGTGTRVGNRVKMQNLVQVFGADIHDDVMLAPAVLILEDPAPRAVTPAGGPQTPADWTARPVTVCRGATIGAGAILLPGVRIGAHALVAAGAVVDHDVPPHALVAGNPCRQIGWACRCGHRLTDDTCRHCGTRYQRDTHSM from the coding sequence ATGACCTTGCCTGCTCCCCTGATCGAGATCGTCACCGCGCTGCGCCCAACGGCCGTATCCCTCACCCTGACATCCACTTTGGACGAAATCGGCTTCGATTCGCTCGATCGGATCCGGCTCGCCACCGCGCTCGAATCGGCCTACGGCGTCGTCATCCCCGACGCCGTACTGGCGGACGTCCACCAACTCGGCGACCTCACCGCAGTCCTCGGCACCCACCCACCGGCCGAAAGCCAGTCGCAGATCGTCGCCGACCGAATCCCTGCCCCACGCGAGGCACCTCGCCGACTGCCGCCGGCGGTCGTGCACCCCAGCACCGAACTCGGCGAGGGCGCTCACGTCGGGCTCGGAAGCCGGGTCTGGCACCGCGTCCACCTTGCCGACGGCGTCGAAGTCGGCGAGGAGTGCACACTGGGCACCGGCGTCCACCTTGGCACTGGAACCCGGGTCGGCAACCGGGTCAAGATGCAGAACCTGGTCCAGGTGTTCGGCGCGGACATCCACGACGACGTCATGCTCGCGCCCGCCGTCCTCATCCTGGAGGATCCGGCACCGCGCGCCGTCACCCCGGCAGGAGGCCCGCAGACACCAGCGGACTGGACGGCCCGCCCGGTGACGGTCTGTCGGGGCGCCACCATCGGCGCCGGCGCCATCCTGCTCCCTGGCGTCCGGATCGGCGCCCACGCACTGGTCGCCGCCGGAGCGGTCGTCGACCACGACGTCCCACCGCACGCCCTGGTCGCCGGCAATCCCTGCCGCCAGATCGGCTGGGCTTGCCGCTGCGGCCACCGCCTCACCGACGACACCTGCCGTCATTGCGGCACCCGCTACCAGCGAGACACCCACTCAATGTAA
- a CDS encoding esterase/lipase family protein, producing MSAHKLPVVYVRGFAATSSEIDDAVDDPLYGFNKGAVHVRIGSDDKPWFHQFEGPLLRLISDERYQLLVHGDQRAFLLSQEDAAVPEATVWIHRFYDQAATTFGAEPAAFVLEDAAEDLFDFVKLVLTKTGAPRVFLVAHSMGGLICRSMIQRVIPLADGAADAATSYVDRLFTYGTPHSGIQFAHGFGLLEKLRDLFNIDAAAIFGPDRMYEYLTTDGGNRPNGWSPADVPDGVFPKERIFCLVGTDSEDYAVARGLSSKLVGVRSDGLVQIDRAFVPGANRALVHRSHSGRYGLVNSEEGYQNLRRFLFGDLRAQVDLVHVEPPPGSGDDGVIRQVEVQLAIRQLPVLVDERTSAHHCPIQFEPTPAEDPVLPLLVTFLTSRLPRPTDTLRYSLHLRLLSLAETGLELALDPANHLEQTADFDDTLVVDVQPGNGDEQPAQAWAVWNSELPGAIRNWTPTGDPLPGDQSGDGWMTEVALPETANPLFGPTAAIRLTLTPWQ from the coding sequence ATGTCCGCTCACAAGCTGCCCGTCGTTTATGTTCGCGGGTTCGCTGCAACATCATCGGAGATCGACGACGCGGTGGACGATCCGCTCTACGGTTTCAACAAGGGTGCGGTGCACGTCCGGATCGGGAGCGACGACAAGCCCTGGTTCCACCAGTTCGAGGGTCCGCTGCTGCGCCTGATCAGCGACGAACGCTACCAGCTGTTGGTCCACGGTGACCAACGCGCCTTCTTGCTGTCGCAGGAGGATGCGGCCGTCCCGGAGGCGACTGTCTGGATTCACCGGTTCTACGACCAGGCCGCCACGACATTCGGCGCCGAGCCGGCGGCATTCGTGCTCGAAGATGCCGCCGAGGACCTGTTCGACTTCGTGAAACTGGTCCTGACCAAGACCGGCGCTCCCCGCGTGTTTCTCGTCGCTCACTCCATGGGCGGCCTCATCTGCCGGTCGATGATTCAACGAGTGATTCCCCTGGCCGACGGTGCAGCGGATGCCGCGACCAGTTACGTCGACCGGTTGTTCACCTACGGAACCCCGCACAGCGGCATCCAGTTCGCCCACGGATTCGGGCTACTGGAAAAGCTTCGCGACCTGTTCAACATCGACGCCGCCGCGATTTTCGGTCCCGACCGCATGTATGAGTACCTGACGACCGACGGGGGTAACCGCCCGAATGGCTGGTCGCCGGCCGACGTGCCCGACGGGGTGTTCCCGAAGGAGCGGATCTTCTGCCTCGTCGGCACGGATTCGGAAGACTACGCCGTGGCGCGGGGCCTGTCGTCCAAGCTCGTCGGCGTGCGGAGCGACGGCTTGGTCCAGATCGACAGAGCCTTCGTGCCTGGAGCCAACCGGGCACTGGTCCATCGCAGCCATTCGGGCCGGTACGGCCTCGTCAACTCCGAGGAGGGCTACCAGAACCTGCGCCGATTCTTGTTCGGAGACCTCCGCGCCCAGGTGGACCTGGTGCACGTCGAGCCGCCACCGGGTTCCGGCGACGACGGCGTCATCCGGCAGGTCGAGGTCCAGCTGGCGATCCGGCAGCTGCCGGTCCTCGTCGACGAACGGACCTCCGCGCACCACTGCCCGATCCAGTTCGAACCGACACCCGCCGAAGACCCGGTGCTCCCGCTTCTGGTCACGTTCCTCACCAGCCGGCTGCCGCGCCCCACCGACACTCTGCGGTACTCCCTTCACCTGCGGCTGCTCTCGCTCGCCGAGACGGGCCTGGAACTCGCCCTCGACCCGGCGAACCACCTCGAGCAGACGGCCGATTTCGACGACACTCTCGTGGTCGACGTCCAGCCCGGCAACGGCGACGAGCAGCCGGCGCAGGCATGGGCTGTCTGGAACTCCGAACTCCCGGGAGCGATCCGCAACTGGACGCCGACCGGAGATCCCCTGCCCGGCGACCAGAGCGGGGACGGTTGGATGACCGAGGTCGCACTGCCGGAGACAGCGAACCCGCTGTTCGGCCCCACCGCCGCGATCCGGCTGACGTTGACCCCGTGGCAGTGA
- a CDS encoding NAD(P)/FAD-dependent oxidoreductase — METTRTADVVIVGAGIIGLACALELAQSGTSVALIGPCAGLHLGQASRAAGAMLTVFSEVEAAHPPKRVAIEVAERVAARVGYEAWLDQLAEAGGQPVTLTPGVWVTASTPTDRAELAAIADAAADAGVPGELHSPGDVPGLASETVFEALWLPGEAGVDAEALTGSATAAVLAHPRICWLDTDAVTVTEAGSAMRVATAADTTVTAEQVVLAAGVQIPALLRHSPGLELGTPPVLAGRGVSIVLDAAPAPVASPIRTPNRGFACGAHLVTRTDGSLYLGATNRLSTHPVLDRCPSVDEIATLLHDGIHELNADLRHAQIRKARVGYRPYTTDHLPLVGRTAHPKVLLATATYRCGMLLAPHVARLIQREVDHPGALLDHPYSPRRSIQTPGLTELLAAHGPALAEFICQPGGRLPAGTAAALGGHLCAALAQQLADPAVQRLAASAPVEEVLPLLLDVAGRRSR, encoded by the coding sequence GTGGAGACGACACGGACAGCGGACGTCGTAATCGTCGGCGCAGGGATCATCGGGCTGGCCTGCGCACTGGAGCTGGCACAGAGCGGAACCTCGGTGGCACTGATCGGGCCATGCGCCGGCCTGCACCTCGGGCAGGCGAGCCGGGCAGCGGGAGCGATGCTGACTGTGTTCTCCGAGGTCGAGGCCGCACACCCACCGAAGCGGGTCGCCATCGAAGTGGCCGAACGAGTCGCCGCCCGCGTCGGCTACGAGGCCTGGCTGGACCAGCTCGCCGAAGCCGGCGGCCAGCCAGTGACACTCACCCCGGGCGTGTGGGTCACCGCCAGCACGCCCACCGACCGGGCCGAACTCGCCGCGATCGCCGACGCGGCCGCCGACGCAGGCGTCCCCGGCGAGCTGCACTCCCCTGGCGACGTTCCCGGGCTGGCCTCCGAGACGGTGTTCGAAGCGCTGTGGCTGCCCGGCGAAGCCGGCGTCGACGCCGAGGCCTTGACCGGCTCGGCCACGGCAGCGGTGCTCGCACATCCGCGGATCTGCTGGCTCGATACCGACGCCGTCACGGTCACCGAAGCTGGATCGGCGATGCGGGTCGCCACCGCCGCCGACACGACGGTCACCGCCGAGCAGGTGGTGCTCGCCGCCGGCGTCCAGATCCCGGCGCTGTTGCGCCACAGCCCGGGACTCGAACTCGGCACCCCGCCAGTGCTGGCCGGACGCGGCGTCAGCATCGTCCTCGACGCCGCCCCGGCCCCGGTCGCCTCGCCGATCCGGACGCCGAACCGCGGGTTCGCCTGCGGCGCCCACCTGGTCACCCGCACCGACGGCAGCCTGTACCTGGGCGCCACCAACCGGCTCAGCACCCACCCGGTCCTGGACCGCTGCCCCAGCGTCGACGAGATCGCGACTCTGCTCCACGACGGCATCCACGAACTCAACGCCGACCTGCGGCACGCCCAGATCCGTAAGGCCCGGGTCGGCTACCGGCCCTACACGACCGACCATCTCCCCCTGGTCGGCCGGACCGCGCACCCGAAGGTGCTCCTCGCGACGGCCACCTACCGCTGCGGGATGCTTCTCGCACCACACGTAGCGCGCCTCATCCAGCGCGAGGTCGACCACCCAGGCGCCCTGCTCGATCACCCGTACTCGCCGCGGCGATCAATCCAGACGCCCGGTCTGACCGAGCTGCTCGCCGCGCACGGTCCCGCCTTGGCGGAATTCATCTGCCAACCCGGCGGGCGCCTGCCCGCTGGCACTGCCGCAGCACTCGGTGGGCATCTGTGCGCTGCGCTGGCTCAGCAGCTGGCCGACCCCGCGGTGCAGCGGCTCGCTGCCTCCGCCCCAGTCGAGGAAGTCCTGCCGCTTCTGCTGGACGTCGCCGGGCGGAGGAGCCGATGA